CCAGCACTTACCCCCTCGAACCCCACCGTTAGGGAGTGGGGTAAGTCTCTTCTCATGATCACGTAGCGCTGTCAGATGTCGAGTCACACCCTTGAACATAAACAGACCGAGGGCGTTGGCAGCGTTAGGCCCGTGGTCACACCATAAAGGACGCGGTTGACATCAGAGGCGGCGAACCACGGCTCCCCTGAGATCGTGAGAGTGGCTTGAGCCATACCCCTGCCGGACCCCTCAACCAGATTTAGGGAATGGGCTGGCGTTCATCACTGTCGAGCTTCTTCGTGTTGCGTTGAAAAGAAAAAGGCCACCAGAGGTGACCTTCAAAATCTCAGTGGTACGACATCAGGCAGACTGCCTGACCTGATCGACAAGGCGCTCCGCCCGTTCTGCCCTGTCCAGCGCTTGACCGAGGTGATTGCGCGCTTGGGAGTACCTCTGCTTAAAAGCTCTGGTTTCTCCACGGCTCTTCCGTCCTTGGTTTTTCAGGAACTCCACATTGTACTTCTCAAGGGCAAGCGCGGCTTCCAGCTCGGTAATGCGTTTGGTGAGAGCTTCGACGGCTTCATTATGCGTGTCGTTGCTGGTGATGATGTTGCGCATGAAAAATGTTCCCTGATAAGCGCTGCACCTTCCGCAATGTTCGGAAGGCGTGGAAGCGAAGCCCCCAAGAAGGACCACGGGAATGGCAAAGGTGAGCGGGCGTGAGGATGCCAGCCGCGCCTATGGTTGCCCCGTGGTTATTCCTTGGGGCTTCTAGGCGGTCTTGATCTCGATGGAAGGGAGTTTGCAAATCTCACGAAACAGGGCGCTCGGCTCAAACTCGCCGTAGTTATTTCCCTGCGTTGGCAGGCTGTGTCCGCAAATAGCGTCAAGGTAGACGTTATCTATGCCAGCGGTGCGGCCCTTGGATTTAAACCAGTGTCTCCAAGCGTGGTTAGGTCCGATACGGGGGTCGGTTACCTTGGCCACTGCTCGCACCCATTCTCCGAGTATCTGAACGGTCTGAACCCACGGCTGTGCCGACTTGAGGCTACCGTTGAAAAACAGCGGCCCGTTCTTTGCCTTGCCCGCAAACTGCCATAGCCCCTGCTCCAATAGATGGGGATGCAACGGCACATGCCGGAACTGCCCGGTTTTGATGGTTCCAGCGTCCGGCAGCAAAGCTATGCACTTCACGCCATCTACCTCGATAAAGTCCTGTTTTCGGAGCTGGCAGACTTCCCCTGCCCGTGCGCCCGTATACGCGCATATCCACGGCACCCAGCGCATCGCGGTTCGGTTGATCTCGGAGTAATTATTCTCGGCCGTGAGGGCAGATAGGGAACAGCGGAGGATGGCTTGGGCTTCTTCGATATAGAAGCTCTTGGGACGGCTCTGCTTTTTTGCTGGACCTTCCAACAAAAGGCCGGCAGCCGGGTTGGATTTGACGAGCTTTCCACCCTGAGCAGTCATGCCATAGGCATAAACTGTGCTGATGGCGGCACGATAAGCTTTGATGAAGGTGTCGTGCGTTACAGCGCCGCTAGCCATCAGGTCACCATGCCAGCGCACGATGTCAGCATCAGATAGACGTTCAGCGTCATCATGGCCGAGATAGGCAACAAGCTGCGAAATGATTCCCCTGTACCTGCTAATCGTCTGAGGCCTAGGCGCTTTTAATCTGCTGGACCAACCGTCCAACAAGTTCGTTATCGTTACGCCGGTGTAAGACGGGGCCACTGAGGGACCGGAAACCGCCATTTCAAAGGACGGGAAACGCTCTGCCGTGGTGTCTGCGCTAAAGTCACCGGATGCGCGCTTATGCAGCAGAGCAGCGACATCACCCGCAGCGCGATCAAATTCGACCAAGAGACGCTGATATGTGTGTTGTGTTACCGTGAGGTGGCGCTGAGCCAACGCCCCATCCACCCACGAACTGAGGCGACTATGTAGCGCCCCGGCTGGGTCTATCATCAAGGCAGCACGGGGAGACTTGGAAGCTATGACGCTATCGGCTTGGCGCTCCTGCCTGCGCAACAGCCATTGCCCTGCCTCACCGGGGTCGTCCTCAAGCGCGCGCCGAATAACGTGATACATTTCCCCCGAAAGGGCTACAATTTGCTTGAGCGTGAGCGACACAGGTCCGCTCTCAAAACTCAACCAGATTCGATCAAACTCCGACTGGGCCTCCAGAGCGAATCGTTTGGCGTCCGCTGGGAGCTTAGTGCGTAGGGAGACTTTTATCTCATCGCCAATCGTTGGATGAGAAGGGTAGCCGTCAATCGTAACGGTAACGGCTCTCCCCTTGGCTACCGACTTCAACCGCGCTGGAACCCGCTGGCGATACCAATAAACGCCTGTAGCAGGATGCTTAAACGGGGAAGGCATAGAAAGGACCATGTGTGCCACCTTTGTGTATCAAAAGCGGCGGGAGAAACATCAGCAAAATCAGATTGTTGTTTTCCATCAAATAGATGAAATGGCGCACCCGAAGAGATTCGAACTCCTGACCCCCAGATTCGTAGTCTGGTGCTCTATCCAGCTGAGCTACGGGTGCGTGCCGTTCCGGTCGTTTCCGGTGGCGTGGCGATCCTCTAAAACGTCCTCATGGCGAATGCAAGCGATTTCGTTTGGAAATTGTCATTTTTCCGCAGCAATTCGCGTATCACATTGATTTCGTTAAGAATTCCATACGGATCATTTTTTGTGAACCTGACGGAGCCTGGATTCCGTTAGCGATAATGGGTTTTCGAACCTGATTTAGCGCCGGTTTTTCAGGCCGTTCTGGCAGCCTGTACGGAGGCGGTGCGGTCGGCGATTTCGATGCGGAACTGGGTGCCTGGACCCGGCTTTTCAACGAGCGCAATGGTGCCGCCATGGGCAAGCACCAGCTCGCGGGCAATGACGAGGCCAAGGCCGGTGCCGCCTGATCGGGCCGAACCCCGGAAAGCGGAAAACAGGTTTTCCCTCGCCTTGCGCGGCATCCCCGGCCCGTTGTCGTCGATGACGATGCTGACGACGTCGCCGGCCCGCTGTGCGGAAATGGAGAGATGCCTTGCCGCGGTGCTGGTCGTATCGGATTGCAATGCCTGAACCGCGTTGCGACAGAGATTGTGGATGACGCGGAAAAGCTGTTCGGAGTCCGCATCGATCGTGAGATCGGCGGGCACGCTGTCATGAAACTCAATGCCGCTCTCATCGTCCAGCGCCAGGATATCGCGCACGTCCCGCACAAGAAGGCTCAACTGCACCATCTTGCGTTTCGGCGCGCCCTCGGTCGCCTGTCCATAAGCCAGAACCTCACCGGTATAGGCAACGGCGCGGTCAATGGTGCGCAACAGCTTCGGCGCGAAACTTCTCACCATGGGGTCCTTGGCATCGACAAGGCGGTCAGACATAAGCTGCGCGGAGGACAGGATGTTGCGCATGTCATGGTTGATCTTCGATACGGCAAGACCAAGATCGGCGAGGTTCTTCTGCTGGCGAAGCGTCCTTTGCAGCTGGGTCTGCATGTCGGCGAGATGGCGACCAGCGACGGACAATTCGTCAGCCCCTTCGTCCGGCACGAAAATCCGCTCAGGATTACCGGGATCTTCCGAAAAGTTCTGCATGCCAAGCGTCAACCGGCGTATCGGCCGGATCATGATGCGATTGATGGAGACGAAGATCAGACCGGCCGTGATGAGCGACAGGACGATGGAAATCAGAAAGACATTCCTGGCGTAAGCAAGCATCGCCGCCCGTAGCTTGTTTTCGCCCAACACGAGTTCGATAATGGTGTCGCTGTCGCCCACCACGTCAAAGACGCGGATGACGCGATTGCCGCCGAACAACAGCGTGGAGAAAGCATCCCGTACGGCTGCGATCTGGGAAACGTCAGAAAGATCGTATTGGTCATCGACGGCGGGCGGGGTTTCCGCCGCCGCCAGCAGGCGCGACGTGCCGTCCTTACGCAGGGCAATAAGCTTCGCCCCCGTTGCCATCAGCGTATCGTTCTGCACGCTTCGCGGCAGTTCCGCCTGCAGGCCGTCGATGACCGCCCCTGCGGCCGCAGCCGTGTTCAGCCGGTCCCGCAGCCAGGAGAGACGCATATTGGCGACGGAAGGCACAAAGATCAGCACTTCGGCGATCATCACGAAAATGACCGTGAGCAGCAGCAGGCGTCCGGAAAGACCGGCGGTCAATCCCGGCATCGTATGCGCCGGATCGTCTTGCGTGCGGTCCAAGCTGTCTACGCCTTTAGAAAACACCGGGCCATGGTCCTGTCTGCGTGCCGCTTTCGCGTTAAACGGCTCGGTTTATATGCAGCGATGATAATAGGACCTAATGCATCTTTTTCCAATGCACTGCAAAATAAACGTTCCCCACACGCAAAAACAAACGCCGCCCGGCAGGGGCGGCGTTTCAGTACAAACGAAATAGTCGTCTTTAGAACTCCTGCCAGTTACCCTGGGCGGCGGGCGCGGCGTTCATCGCGCGGCTGACGCTGTTCATCAGCTTGCGGGCCGGAGACGCAACAGCGGCTGTCCGCCCGGAAACTGCGACCGGTCCGGCAGGTGCCATCTTCGGCCTTGGAGCCGGCTCCATGCGCTGATTGCGTGGCGCATTCTCGGCACCCACATTAAACCGGGTCACAAGCGTCACAAGATGATCCGCCTCGCTGCTCAGCTTATGGGTCGCAGCCGAGGTTTCCTCCACCATCGCGGCGTTGCGCTGCGTCACCTGATCCATCTGGTTGATGGCGGTGTTGACTTCGTGCAGACCGGTGGACTGTTCTCTGGCGGCTGTCGCGATCGAATGGATGTGCTCGTTGATGGCGAGGACACGGGTCTCGATCTCACTCAAGGCGCTACCGGTTCTCTGGACCAGCGACACGCCGCGGCCGACCTCTTCGCCGGATTTGGTGATCAGTGCCTTGATATCCTTTGCAGCCGTTGCGGACCGTTGCGCCAGTTCGCGCACCTCCTGAGCGACGACGGCGAACCCCTTGCCGGCCTCGCCTGCACGGGCGGCTTCCACACCGGCATTCAACGCCAGAAGATTGGTCTGAAAGGCGATCTCGTCAAT
This genomic interval from Agrobacterium tumefaciens contains the following:
- a CDS encoding DUF6538 domain-containing protein, which translates into the protein MVLSMPSPFKHPATGVYWYRQRVPARLKSVAKGRAVTVTIDGYPSHPTIGDEIKVSLRTKLPADAKRFALEAQSEFDRIWLSFESGPVSLTLKQIVALSGEMYHVIRRALEDDPGEAGQWLLRRQERQADSVIASKSPRAALMIDPAGALHSRLSSWVDGALAQRHLTVTQHTYQRLLVEFDRAAGDVAALLHKRASGDFSADTTAERFPSFEMAVSGPSVAPSYTGVTITNLLDGWSSRLKAPRPQTISRYRGIISQLVAYLGHDDAERLSDADIVRWHGDLMASGAVTHDTFIKAYRAAISTVYAYGMTAQGGKLVKSNPAAGLLLEGPAKKQSRPKSFYIEEAQAILRCSLSALTAENNYSEINRTAMRWVPWICAYTGARAGEVCQLRKQDFIEVDGVKCIALLPDAGTIKTGQFRHVPLHPHLLEQGLWQFAGKAKNGPLFFNGSLKSAQPWVQTVQILGEWVRAVAKVTDPRIGPNHAWRHWFKSKGRTAGIDNVYLDAICGHSLPTQGNNYGEFEPSALFREICKLPSIEIKTA
- a CDS encoding ATP-binding protein, whose protein sequence is MPGLTAGLSGRLLLLTVIFVMIAEVLIFVPSVANMRLSWLRDRLNTAAAAGAVIDGLQAELPRSVQNDTLMATGAKLIALRKDGTSRLLAAAETPPAVDDQYDLSDVSQIAAVRDAFSTLLFGGNRVIRVFDVVGDSDTIIELVLGENKLRAAMLAYARNVFLISIVLSLITAGLIFVSINRIMIRPIRRLTLGMQNFSEDPGNPERIFVPDEGADELSVAGRHLADMQTQLQRTLRQQKNLADLGLAVSKINHDMRNILSSAQLMSDRLVDAKDPMVRSFAPKLLRTIDRAVAYTGEVLAYGQATEGAPKRKMVQLSLLVRDVRDILALDDESGIEFHDSVPADLTIDADSEQLFRVIHNLCRNAVQALQSDTTSTAARHLSISAQRAGDVVSIVIDDNGPGMPRKARENLFSAFRGSARSGGTGLGLVIARELVLAHGGTIALVEKPGPGTQFRIEIADRTASVQAARTA